One window from the genome of Gloeocapsopsis sp. IPPAS B-1203 encodes:
- a CDS encoding leucyl aminopeptidase — translation MEIRAIDTPLLDWTGDGLAIGLFEETELSSSVVQLDEKFAGAIKEIVDETEFKGKEGSSAVTRIGSGSSVRKVFLIGLGNQEALKLDILRRAAATVARLAKKEKCKIVGVSLPTVDNDPAATTQAIAEGIQLASYQDNRFKSEPEEKGFTVERVDLIGFAGQEEAIARANSICTGVNLARELVAAPPNAVTPITLAETAQKIADDHGLQLEVLEREECEKLGMGAFLGVAQASDLPPKFIHLTYKPEGTPKRKLAIIGKGLTFDSGGLNIKAGAGSSIEMMKMDMGGAGATLGAAKAIAQLKPDVEVHFISAATENMISGRAMHPGDILKASNGKTIEVNNTDAEGRLTLADALVFAEKLGVDAIVDLATLTGACIIALGDEIAGLFSPDDELAHQLAQASEAAGEKLWRMPFEEKYFEGLKSGIADFKNTGPRGGGSITAALFLKQFVKETSWAHLDIAGPVWTDKENGCSNPGATGYGVRTLVHWVLNQ, via the coding sequence ATGGAAATTCGAGCAATTGATACCCCACTTCTAGATTGGACTGGGGATGGTCTTGCTATTGGCTTATTTGAAGAGACTGAATTGAGCAGTAGTGTCGTCCAGCTTGATGAAAAGTTTGCTGGTGCCATCAAAGAAATCGTTGATGAGACAGAATTCAAAGGCAAAGAAGGCAGTAGCGCTGTTACGCGCATTGGTAGTGGTAGTTCTGTACGTAAAGTGTTTCTGATCGGGCTAGGTAATCAAGAAGCACTGAAATTAGACATTTTGCGACGTGCAGCTGCTACTGTTGCTCGATTAGCGAAGAAGGAGAAATGCAAAATTGTGGGGGTAAGTCTACCAACAGTAGATAATGACCCTGCGGCAACAACACAAGCGATCGCCGAAGGTATTCAACTAGCTTCGTATCAAGATAATCGCTTTAAATCTGAACCTGAAGAGAAAGGCTTCACAGTCGAACGAGTCGATTTAATTGGATTTGCAGGGCAAGAAGAAGCGATCGCCCGTGCCAACTCAATTTGTACTGGAGTTAACTTAGCAAGAGAATTAGTTGCAGCCCCACCCAACGCAGTGACACCGATTACACTGGCAGAAACTGCACAGAAAATAGCCGACGATCATGGCTTACAACTAGAAGTTCTCGAACGTGAGGAGTGTGAAAAACTTGGCATGGGAGCTTTTTTAGGCGTTGCCCAAGCTTCTGATTTACCGCCTAAGTTTATTCACCTGACTTACAAACCCGAAGGCACTCCCAAGCGTAAGCTAGCAATTATTGGTAAAGGTTTAACGTTTGATTCTGGGGGCTTAAATATCAAAGCTGGTGCGGGTAGCAGCATTGAGATGATGAAAATGGATATGGGAGGTGCTGGTGCTACGTTAGGTGCTGCCAAAGCGATCGCCCAACTCAAGCCAGATGTCGAAGTTCACTTTATCAGTGCGGCTACCGAGAATATGATTAGTGGTCGAGCAATGCATCCTGGAGATATTCTGAAGGCTTCTAATGGTAAAACAATCGAAGTCAACAACACCGATGCTGAAGGTCGATTAACCCTAGCAGATGCACTAGTGTTTGCGGAGAAGTTGGGTGTCGATGCAATTGTTGATTTAGCAACTCTCACAGGTGCTTGCATTATTGCTCTAGGTGACGAAATTGCCGGCTTATTCTCTCCTGATGATGAACTAGCACATCAGCTTGCCCAAGCTTCCGAAGCCGCCGGCGAAAAACTTTGGCGGATGCCTTTTGAAGAAAAATACTTTGAAGGACTAAAATCTGGAATTGCTGATTTTAAGAATACAGGACCGCGTGGCGGTGGCTCGATTACAGCTGCATTATTTCTCAAGCAGTTTGTTAAAGAAACTTCTTGGGCGCATCTGGATATTGCCGGTCCCGTTTGGACAGATAAAGAAAATGGCTGTAGCAATCCTGGCGCAACAGGCTATGGTGTTCGTACTTTAGTTCACTGGGTACTGAACCAGTAA